A single window of Watersipora subatra chromosome 11, tzWatSuba1.1, whole genome shotgun sequence DNA harbors:
- the LOC137407817 gene encoding octapeptide-repeat protein T2-like has translation MGERGRETERERGRDGESKRDGVRDGDRERRKARRRERRKERRRETRRERDGERETEKGMERERETEREMERETERETKRERKRRRERERWRERRRERGKMEGRRT, from the coding sequence ATgggggagagaggaagagagactgagcgagagagggggagagacgGAGAAAGCAAGAGAGACGGAGTGAGAGACGGAGATAGAGAGAGACGTAAAGCGAGACGGAGAGAGAGACGGAAAGAGAGACGGAGAGAAACCCGAAGAGAGAGAGACGGAGAAAGAGAGACAGAGAAAGggatggagagagagagagagacggagagagagatggagagagagacggagagagagacgaagagagagagaaagagacggagagagagagagagatggagagagagacgaagagagagagggaaaatGGAGGGAAGAAGGACCTAG